In a genomic window of Microterricola viridarii:
- a CDS encoding MmcQ/YjbR family DNA-binding protein, with the protein MTPDELATLCLSLPQAIETYPFGEQTTVFKTSGNGKIFALGVLDAVPLTLSVKVDPEEGRALREEYPSHITPGYHLNKKHWVTLLLDGTLDDSLVEQLVRDSHALVRPSVPRAPRG; encoded by the coding sequence ATGACCCCAGATGAGCTGGCCACCCTCTGCCTCAGCCTGCCCCAGGCTATCGAGACGTACCCGTTCGGCGAGCAGACGACGGTGTTCAAGACAAGCGGCAACGGCAAGATCTTCGCGCTGGGCGTTCTGGATGCCGTGCCGCTCACCCTCTCGGTCAAGGTCGACCCGGAGGAGGGCCGGGCGCTCCGCGAGGAGTACCCGAGCCACATCACACCCGGCTATCACCTGAACAAGAAGCACTGGGTCACGCTCCTGCTCGACGGCACCCTCGACGACTCCCTCGTTGAGCAGCTGGTGCGCGACAGCCACGCGCTGGTGCGCCCCAGCGTGCCGCGGGCGCCGCGCGGCTAG
- a CDS encoding ECF transporter S component: MSRATWTAPALATGSLLAFAGFAWPLLASAVPADAQRAAPYVAMALVPAAIAVVALALDREMHSAKAVALLGVLAAIGAGIRIAGAGVGGIEAVFIVLILAGRAYGARFGFLLGLITIAVSSLLWGGFGPWTPFQMFACAWVAAGAGLLPRIRPRVRGGADAASASAALAALSAVRRAGRLEILMLAGYGVAASYLFGLLMNIWFWPFAVGMGTDISYEAGAPLGTNLASFALYSLVSSTLTWDTVRAVTTVVGLALLGPALLAALRRAKLPAAR, translated from the coding sequence ATGAGCCGCGCCACCTGGACAGCGCCCGCCCTCGCCACCGGCAGCCTGCTGGCGTTCGCGGGCTTCGCCTGGCCGCTGCTGGCCAGTGCCGTGCCGGCCGATGCCCAACGGGCCGCGCCATACGTCGCCATGGCCCTGGTGCCGGCCGCCATCGCCGTCGTCGCGCTGGCGCTCGACCGCGAGATGCACTCGGCCAAGGCCGTCGCACTGCTCGGTGTGCTCGCGGCAATCGGCGCGGGCATCCGCATCGCCGGCGCCGGTGTCGGGGGCATCGAGGCAGTGTTCATCGTGCTGATCCTGGCCGGCCGCGCCTACGGCGCCCGCTTCGGCTTCCTGCTCGGGCTCATCACGATCGCGGTGTCGTCGCTGCTCTGGGGCGGATTCGGCCCGTGGACGCCGTTCCAGATGTTCGCCTGCGCCTGGGTGGCGGCGGGGGCCGGCCTGTTGCCGCGCATCCGGCCGCGGGTGCGCGGTGGGGCGGATGCGGCGTCCGCCAGTGCCGCGCTGGCCGCGCTTTCCGCGGTGAGGCGGGCGGGCAGACTCGAGATCCTGATGCTCGCCGGGTACGGGGTCGCGGCGTCTTATCTGTTCGGGCTGCTGATGAACATCTGGTTCTGGCCGTTCGCGGTCGGCATGGGCACGGACATCTCCTATGAGGCCGGCGCCCCGCTCGGCACGAACCTGGCCTCGTTCGCCCTGTACTCGCTGGTGAGCTCGACGCTGACGTGGGACACCGTGCGGGCCGTCACCACCGTGGTCGGGCTGGCCCTGCTCGGCCCGGCGCTGCTGGCCGCTCTCCGCCGCGCGAAGCTCCCCGCCGCGCGCTGA
- a CDS encoding ATP-binding cassette domain-containing protein, with protein MRFHAGALRTAALVAAVFVATRVVYRIVFGGAGGSGILLLDLPRIPLGGPFAHVALFGPITTGGLWNAALSALPFAAVILAFGLVNAVVDMRRLFVHGSTRGPLRAISRSLVIAWSTAPALAQAVRRLRRAAALRGERGRAALLVPVFEQTIERALALAASMEVRGFAARHPLPAATPLAETHAPVAELTDAGLHRDGATLLSGMSFTITPGTFTVLVGPTGAGKSSLLRGLDGLFQHFDGGQQSGRIRVAGLDRATTPPRETAAFVGSVAQNVRLGFATATVHEEIGFALAVQGVAEPARTARVRATAELLTIGHLLDRDIVALSAGEATLVAIAAAVVARPRLLLVDEPLAELDDAARLRVSAALGGLVREQGVAVIVAEHQWELWQPLAQQWLQIDSGRVRVSAEAPAELPAERLEAPPAAPAAAACARHPLAHVRGLSVTHDGATVVDGAAFELAAGELVALSGPNGAGKSSLLLAMALADAAGTVLVAGDDVAALAPAQRRRRIALVPERVDELFLQTSVAAECRRADRADSPAVPTDTTFARLLGQDAGSPSHVELLLRHPRDLSAGQQLCLALAIQLAPGPDVLLVDEPSRGLDPATRRMVGLALQRAALHGEPEGGRAVLFATHDAGFARSYAERRLRLADGRLQAEDAAVPR; from the coding sequence GTGCGCTTCCACGCGGGCGCCCTGCGCACGGCGGCACTCGTTGCCGCCGTGTTCGTGGCGACCCGCGTGGTCTACCGCATCGTCTTCGGCGGGGCGGGCGGCAGCGGCATCCTGCTGCTCGACCTGCCCCGCATCCCGCTCGGCGGGCCGTTCGCGCACGTCGCCCTCTTCGGCCCCATCACGACGGGCGGCCTCTGGAACGCGGCGCTCAGCGCGCTGCCCTTCGCGGCCGTCATCCTTGCCTTCGGGCTCGTCAACGCCGTCGTCGACATGCGCAGGCTGTTCGTGCACGGCTCGACCCGCGGGCCGCTGCGGGCGATCAGCCGCTCGCTCGTGATCGCCTGGTCGACCGCCCCCGCGCTGGCGCAGGCTGTGCGCAGGCTCCGCCGGGCCGCCGCACTGCGCGGCGAACGCGGGAGAGCCGCGCTGCTGGTGCCCGTGTTCGAGCAGACCATCGAGCGGGCGCTCGCCCTCGCGGCTTCCATGGAGGTGCGCGGCTTCGCGGCGCGGCATCCGCTGCCAGCCGCAACGCCGCTCGCCGAGACGCACGCGCCGGTCGCAGAGTTGACGGATGCCGGCCTCCACCGCGACGGCGCGACGCTCCTTTCGGGAATGTCCTTCACTATTACCCCCGGTACCTTTACGGTGCTCGTCGGGCCCACCGGCGCGGGAAAGTCCAGCCTGCTGCGCGGCCTCGACGGCCTGTTCCAGCACTTCGACGGCGGGCAGCAGAGCGGGCGCATCCGTGTTGCGGGCCTCGACCGGGCCACGACCCCTCCGCGCGAGACGGCCGCGTTCGTCGGCTCGGTCGCGCAGAACGTGCGCCTCGGCTTCGCCACCGCCACCGTGCACGAGGAGATCGGCTTCGCGCTGGCCGTGCAGGGCGTCGCGGAGCCGGCGCGCACCGCGCGGGTGCGGGCGACGGCCGAGCTGCTCACGATCGGGCATCTGCTCGACCGCGACATCGTTGCGCTCTCGGCCGGCGAGGCGACCCTCGTCGCGATCGCCGCCGCGGTCGTCGCCCGGCCGCGGCTCCTGCTCGTCGACGAGCCACTCGCCGAGCTCGACGACGCGGCTCGCCTTCGGGTGTCCGCGGCGTTGGGCGGGCTCGTGCGGGAGCAGGGCGTCGCGGTGATCGTCGCCGAGCACCAGTGGGAGCTCTGGCAGCCGCTCGCCCAGCAGTGGCTGCAGATCGACAGTGGGCGGGTGCGGGTGTCCGCGGAGGCGCCCGCGGAGCTGCCCGCGGAACGACTCGAGGCCCCTCCTGCCGCTCCGGCCGCGGCCGCCTGTGCCCGGCATCCGCTCGCCCACGTTCGCGGGTTGAGCGTCACGCACGACGGAGCAACCGTCGTCGACGGAGCCGCGTTCGAGCTGGCCGCCGGCGAGCTCGTGGCGCTGTCCGGCCCGAACGGCGCGGGCAAGTCGAGCCTGCTCCTGGCGATGGCGCTGGCGGATGCCGCCGGAACCGTGCTCGTCGCCGGCGACGACGTCGCGGCGCTCGCCCCGGCCCAGCGGCGGCGGCGCATCGCGCTGGTGCCGGAGCGCGTCGACGAGCTCTTCCTTCAGACCAGCGTGGCGGCGGAGTGTCGGCGGGCGGACCGCGCCGACTCCCCCGCCGTGCCGACCGACACGACCTTTGCGCGGCTGCTCGGGCAGGACGCGGGCAGCCCGAGCCACGTCGAGCTGTTGCTGCGGCATCCGCGGGACCTCTCGGCCGGGCAGCAGCTCTGCCTCGCCCTGGCGATCCAGTTGGCGCCGGGGCCTGACGTGCTGCTCGTCGACGAGCCGTCACGGGGCCTGGACCCGGCGACCCGGCGGATGGTCGGCCTCGCGCTGCAGCGTGCAGCCCTGCACGGAGAGCCGGAGGGCGGGCGAGCCGTGCTGTTCGCCACGCACGACGCCGGCTTCGCGCGGAGCTACGCCGAACGACGGCTGCGCCTGGCCGATGGCCGGCTGCAGGCCGAGGACGCGGCGGTGCCACGATGA
- a CDS encoding ABC-F family ATP-binding cassette domain-containing protein → MSTNHLSSGTPSSVTLNNVSFSWPDGTLALSTLSGSFGTGRTGLVGSNGAGKSTLLRLIAGQLSPSTGQIGAPADIGYLPQNLALDAGVTVAGLLGVADKLAALRAIESGDVAEEHFEVLGDDWDLETRADEALRAIGLSAADLGRSVTEMSGGEAILVAITGLRLRQAAVTLLDEPSNNLDRDARARLRTLLASWPGTLLVVSHDTALLEVMQTTAELHAGALTVFGGPYSAWRENQDVLQAAAAQSVRSAEQRLKAEKRQRVEAEGTLARRAHIAQKSYDNRSAAKIVMHQKASNAQVSAGKLRSGGDDRVHEAQTALDAAATRLRSEESIHLELPDPGVPAGKGIAELRDGASGSTIYLHGPERVALVGANGVGKSTLLETLLGGRPADAGRAGGRLLTERVGYLSQRLDGLDPDASAVENVRAAAPRTPVGEIRNRLARLLLRGDSVTRPVATLSGGERFRVALARLLFAEPPAQLLVLDEPTNNLDLPSVDQLVAALRSYRGALLIVSHDDAFLARLGLDRVLELGADGSLGDLG, encoded by the coding sequence CCGGCCGCACCGGACTGGTCGGCAGCAACGGCGCGGGCAAGTCCACGCTGCTGCGCCTGATCGCCGGGCAGCTCAGCCCGAGCACGGGCCAGATCGGCGCACCCGCCGACATCGGCTACCTGCCGCAAAACCTGGCACTGGATGCCGGGGTCACGGTGGCCGGGCTGCTCGGCGTCGCCGACAAGCTGGCGGCGCTCCGTGCCATCGAATCCGGTGACGTCGCCGAGGAGCACTTCGAGGTGCTCGGCGACGACTGGGATCTGGAGACGCGCGCCGACGAGGCCCTGCGGGCGATCGGGCTCTCCGCAGCCGATCTCGGGCGCAGCGTCACCGAGATGTCCGGCGGCGAGGCGATTCTGGTCGCGATCACCGGCCTCCGCCTGCGGCAGGCCGCGGTGACCCTGCTCGATGAGCCGAGCAACAACCTCGACCGCGACGCCAGGGCGAGGCTGCGCACCCTGCTGGCCTCCTGGCCGGGCACGCTGCTCGTGGTCAGCCACGACACCGCACTGCTCGAGGTGATGCAGACGACGGCCGAGCTGCACGCCGGCGCGCTGACCGTCTTCGGCGGCCCGTACAGCGCCTGGCGCGAGAACCAGGATGTGCTCCAGGCCGCCGCCGCCCAGTCGGTGCGCTCGGCCGAGCAACGACTGAAGGCCGAGAAGCGGCAGCGCGTCGAGGCGGAGGGCACCCTGGCCCGGCGCGCACACATCGCTCAGAAGAGCTACGACAACCGCAGCGCCGCCAAGATCGTGATGCACCAGAAGGCGTCCAACGCCCAGGTGTCAGCCGGCAAGCTGCGCAGCGGGGGCGACGACCGGGTGCACGAGGCGCAGACCGCGCTGGATGCCGCCGCGACCCGCCTCCGCAGCGAGGAGAGCATCCACCTCGAGCTGCCTGACCCCGGCGTCCCGGCCGGCAAGGGCATCGCCGAGCTCCGGGACGGAGCAAGCGGCAGCACAATCTACCTGCACGGGCCGGAGCGGGTGGCGCTCGTCGGCGCGAACGGCGTCGGCAAGTCCACGCTGCTCGAGACCCTGCTGGGCGGCAGGCCAGCGGATGCCGGACGTGCCGGCGGCCGTCTGCTGACCGAGCGGGTCGGCTACCTCAGCCAGCGACTCGACGGCCTCGACCCCGACGCCAGCGCCGTCGAGAACGTGCGGGCGGCCGCACCCCGCACACCGGTCGGGGAGATCCGCAACCGGCTGGCCCGCCTGCTGCTGCGCGGCGACAGCGTGACCCGTCCGGTTGCCACCCTCTCCGGAGGCGAGCGGTTCCGCGTGGCGCTGGCCCGCCTGCTCTTCGCCGAGCCGCCAGCGCAGCTGCTGGTGCTGGACGAGCCGACGAACAACCTCGACCTGCCGTCCGTCGACCAGCTCGTCGCGGCACTGCGGAGCTACCGCGGTGCACTGCTGATCGTCAGCCACGACGACGCCTTCCTGGCCCGCCTCGGCCTCGACCGGGTGCTGGAGCTCGGCGCGGATGGCTCGCTCGGCGATCTCGGGTAG
- a CDS encoding intradiol ring-cleavage dioxygenase, which produces MSRIPEPESTPAGPAFEGRLLDRADEEVVDQGVAFDIGTLLSRRGVLSVFGAGLGAVLLAACTPGGSGGTSSGAATAGTATGEIPDETAGPYPGDGSNGPDIFEQSGIVRSDIRSSIDGGATATGVPMAITLTILDMAGNDVPFAGVAVYVWHCDSGGGYSMYSNGLENVTYLRGVQVADSAGKVSYTSIFPACYTGRWPHVHFEVYPGVGAITDSANAISTSQLALPQDVCETVYALDGYEGSAENLAQVSLASDNVFGDDGGALQLATVTGDATSGYQVSLTVRVDTRTTPTAGSAPGGGGGNGGGGGTPPSGGPGGGPPPSN; this is translated from the coding sequence ATGAGCCGCATCCCCGAACCAGAGTCCACCCCGGCCGGCCCGGCATTCGAGGGCCGCCTGCTCGACCGGGCCGACGAGGAGGTGGTCGATCAGGGCGTCGCGTTCGACATCGGCACGCTGCTGAGCCGGCGCGGCGTGCTCAGCGTGTTCGGCGCCGGCCTCGGGGCCGTGCTCCTGGCTGCCTGCACCCCGGGCGGCTCGGGCGGCACGTCCTCCGGCGCGGCGACGGCGGGCACCGCGACGGGCGAGATCCCCGACGAGACGGCCGGCCCGTACCCCGGTGACGGCTCGAACGGGCCAGACATTTTCGAGCAGTCGGGGATCGTGCGCAGCGACATCCGCTCCAGCATCGATGGCGGCGCCACCGCGACGGGCGTGCCGATGGCCATCACGCTGACGATCCTCGACATGGCGGGCAACGACGTGCCGTTCGCCGGCGTGGCCGTCTACGTCTGGCACTGCGACAGCGGCGGTGGCTACTCGATGTACTCGAACGGGCTGGAGAACGTCACCTACCTGCGCGGCGTGCAGGTGGCCGACAGCGCCGGGAAGGTTTCCTACACGTCGATCTTCCCGGCCTGCTACACGGGGCGCTGGCCGCACGTGCACTTCGAGGTGTACCCCGGCGTCGGCGCCATCACCGACTCGGCGAACGCCATCTCCACCTCGCAGCTGGCGCTGCCGCAGGACGTCTGCGAGACCGTGTACGCCCTGGACGGGTACGAGGGCTCCGCAGAGAACCTCGCCCAGGTCAGCCTCGCCAGCGACAACGTGTTCGGCGACGATGGCGGCGCGCTGCAGCTGGCCACGGTGACCGGCGACGCGACATCCGGCTACCAGGTCTCCCTCACGGTGCGGGTGGACACTCGCACGACGCCGACCGCGGGCTCGGCGCCGGGCGGCGGAGGCGGAAACGGCGGCGGCGGAGGGACACCTCCGAGCGGCGGGCCCGGTGGCGGGCCGCCGCCCTCGAACTGA
- a CDS encoding DEAD/DEAH box helicase codes for MTSSDTTLPGEAETAAPTLTFSELGLDDLVLKALKDVGYETPSAIQAATIPPLLEGRDVLGTAQTGTGKTAAFALPILSRLDVSQKTPQALVLAPTRELALQVCEAFEKYAAHLKGVHVLPIYGGQGYGVQLSALRRGVHIVVGTPGRIMDHLSKGTLDLSELKFLVLDEADEMLKMGFAEDVETILADTPDEKQVALFSATMPAGIRRISGKYLKDPEVITVKTKTTTSANITQRYLMVAYPQKVDALTRILEVENFEGMIVFTRTKNETETLAEKLRARGYSAAAINGDVAQVQRERTVNQLKSGKLDILVATDVAARGLDVERISHVVNYDLPIDTESYVHRIGRTGRAGRSGQAISFVTPRERRMLTSIEKATRQEITQMQLPSVDDVNVTRLARFDSAITEALSQGDRIAEFRDIVNHYIKHHDVPEADVAAALALVAQGDTPLLLSPEEARAQRFDREDRFDRGSRDERSRDDRYSRDDRGGSRDRGDRPERPERRPRSNEGLSTYRIAVGKRHKVEPRQIVGALANEGGLSRDDFGAIQIRPDFSLVDLPANLSQDTLARLENTRISGKLIELRPDSGAPARRDDRGSYGDRDRGGYGDRDRGGDRGGYGDRKPRERY; via the coding sequence ATGACGTCTTCTGACACCACTCTGCCCGGCGAGGCCGAAACCGCCGCCCCCACCCTTACTTTTTCCGAGCTCGGGCTCGATGACCTCGTTCTCAAGGCCCTGAAAGACGTCGGCTACGAGACCCCGTCCGCCATCCAGGCCGCCACGATCCCGCCGCTTCTCGAAGGCCGCGACGTTCTCGGCACCGCCCAGACCGGCACCGGCAAGACCGCCGCGTTCGCGCTGCCCATCCTCTCGCGCCTCGACGTCTCGCAGAAGACCCCGCAGGCCCTCGTGCTCGCCCCGACCCGCGAGCTCGCCCTGCAGGTCTGCGAGGCGTTCGAGAAGTACGCCGCTCACCTCAAGGGTGTTCACGTGCTTCCGATCTACGGCGGCCAGGGCTACGGCGTCCAGCTCTCCGCCCTCCGTCGCGGCGTGCACATCGTCGTCGGCACGCCCGGTCGCATCATGGACCACCTCTCCAAGGGCACTCTCGACCTCTCCGAGCTGAAGTTCCTCGTGCTCGACGAGGCCGACGAGATGCTCAAGATGGGCTTCGCCGAGGACGTCGAGACGATTCTCGCCGACACCCCCGATGAGAAGCAGGTCGCACTCTTCTCGGCCACCATGCCGGCCGGCATCCGCCGCATCTCGGGCAAGTACCTCAAGGACCCCGAGGTCATCACGGTCAAGACCAAGACCACGACCTCCGCGAACATCACGCAGCGCTACCTGATGGTCGCGTACCCGCAGAAGGTCGACGCGCTCACCCGCATCCTCGAGGTCGAGAACTTCGAGGGCATGATCGTCTTCACCCGCACCAAGAACGAGACAGAGACGCTCGCCGAGAAGCTGCGCGCCCGCGGCTATTCCGCCGCCGCGATCAACGGCGACGTCGCCCAGGTGCAGCGCGAGCGCACCGTCAACCAGCTGAAGTCGGGCAAGCTCGACATCCTGGTGGCCACGGATGTCGCAGCGCGCGGCCTCGACGTCGAGCGCATCAGCCACGTCGTCAACTACGACCTGCCGATCGACACCGAGTCCTACGTGCACCGCATCGGCCGCACCGGCCGCGCCGGCCGCAGCGGCCAGGCGATCAGCTTCGTCACCCCGCGCGAGCGCCGCATGCTCACCTCGATCGAGAAGGCCACGCGCCAGGAGATCACCCAGATGCAGCTGCCGAGCGTTGACGACGTCAACGTGACGCGCCTGGCCCGCTTCGACAGCGCCATCACCGAGGCGCTCAGCCAGGGCGACCGCATCGCGGAGTTCCGCGACATCGTCAACCACTACATCAAGCACCACGACGTGCCGGAGGCCGATGTGGCCGCGGCCCTCGCCCTCGTCGCCCAGGGCGACACCCCGCTGCTGCTCTCGCCGGAGGAGGCGCGTGCTCAGCGTTTCGACCGCGAGGACCGCTTCGACCGGGGCTCGCGCGACGAGCGCAGCCGCGACGACCGCTACTCGCGTGACGACCGCGGTGGCAGCCGCGACCGCGGTGACCGCCCCGAGCGCCCGGAGCGCCGCCCGCGCAGCAACGAGGGCCTCTCGACGTACCGCATCGCCGTCGGCAAGCGCCACAAGGTCGAGCCGCGCCAGATCGTCGGCGCCCTCGCCAACGAGGGTGGCCTCAGCCGGGACGACTTCGGTGCGATCCAGATCCGCCCCGACTTCTCGCTCGTCGACCTGCCGGCAAACCTCAGCCAGGACACGCTGGCGCGCCTCGAGAACACCCGCATCAGCGGCAAGCTCATCGAGCTGCGCCCGGACAGCGGTGCGCCTGCGCGCCGTGACGACCGTGGCTCCTACGGCGACCGCGACCGCGGTGGCTACGGTGACCGCGACCGCGGCGGCGATCGCGGTGGCTACGGCGACCGCAAGCCGCGCGAGCGCTACTAA